The Ziziphus jujuba cultivar Dongzao chromosome 7, ASM3175591v1 genome includes a region encoding these proteins:
- the LOC107425507 gene encoding uncharacterized protein LOC107425507: MSVSDLPRTEVNVLRGHEGAVLAARFNSDGNYCLSCGKDRTIRLWNPHRGIHIKTYKSHGREVRDVHVTLDNSKLCSCGGDRQIFYWDVSTGRVIRKFRGHDGEVNAVKFNEYASVVVSAGYDQSLRAWDCRSHSTEPIQIIDSFSDSVMSVCLTKTEIIGGSVDGTVRTFDLRIGREISDDLGQPVNCISMSNDGNCILAGCLDSTLRLLDRSTGEQLQEYKGHTCKSYKLDCCLTNDDAHVTGGSEDGFIYFWDLVDASVVSRFRAHASVVTSVSYHQKDNCMITASVDGTIRTWKT; the protein is encoded by the exons ATGAGCGTCAGTGATCTGCCAAGGACGGAGGTGAACGTGCTGAGAGGTCATGAAGGAGCAGTATTAGCTGCAAGATTCAACAGCGATGGCAACTACTGCTTGAGCTGCGGCAAGGACCGCACCATTCGTCTATGGAACCCCCATCGTGGCATTCACATCAAGACCTACAAATCTCATGGTCGCGAAGTCCGAGATGTCCATGTGACCCT GGACAACTCGAAGCTGTGTTCTTGTGGAGGTGACCGTCAAATCTTCTATTGGGATGTATCCACTGGACGTGTTATTCGAAAGTTCCGTGGTCATGATGGGGAA GTGAATGCTGTAAAGTTTAACGAGTATGCATCAGTTGTTGTCTCAGCTGGTTATGATCAGTCTTTGCGGGCTTGGGACTGTAGGTCTCACAGCACAGAACCAATTCAG ATCATTGACTCGTTTTCAGATAGTGTCATGTCTGTTTGTTTGACAAAGACTGAAATTATTGGTGGAAGTGTTGATGGAACTGTTCGAACATTTGATCTGCGTATTGGTAG AGAAATATCCGATGACTTGGGGCAACCTGTCAACTGTATCTCAATGTCAAATGATGGTAACTGCATTTTAGCTGGTTGCTTAGATTCAACTTTACGTCTTTTGGATAG GTCTACTGGTGAACAACTGCAAGAATATAAAGGTCATACTTGTAAG TCTTATAAACTGGATTGTTGCCTTACCAACGATGATGCACATGTAACTGGTGGATCTGAAGATGGCTTCATTTACTTTTGGGATTTGGTAGATGCATCTGTAGTATCAAGGTTCCGAGCTCATGCCTCAGTG GTAACAAGTGTGAGTTATCACCAGAAGGACAACTGTATGATTACTGCCTCTGTGGATGGCACAATCCGGACGTGGAAAACATGA